The Arcobacter roscoffensis genome segment TAAAATACCTCTAATATCATAATCCTTGAACTTTTCAAATACATGTTCAAAGTTTCCTTTATTGAAAGTAACTCTTGAAGAAAACTCTTCAAGTCTTCTTTCACTAAAATTTAAAGCTTCATCATCTTGATCATTACAAATAAGCTTTACAGTATCATTTTGTGATAATAAACCAAAACTATGTCCACCAAATCCAGTGGTACAATCTATTATAAAACCCTCTTCTATATTATTGAAAGCTTCTAGTGTTTCATTATATAAAACAGGAATATGTGGAATTTGCATTAAAACAGTCCTTATTAAAATTAATATATAATATCCAAAAATATATTTAAGGCTTTTTAAAATGATTGATAAAAACACAGTTAAGCTACTTAAGAATTTATCTTTAACTATGTTTAGAAAAAATTTCTTTGGTATTTACCATGGAGCGATCTCTGCAAAACTTGACCAAGAGAACTTTCTAATCAATACATCAGATGCAATTTTTGATGAAATGAATGATAAATCTTTTTGTGAACTAAATCTAAATAAGCCTGATTACAGATGGAATATAGCTAGTATTGAATCTCATATTCATGCTTCTATTTATTCAAATATCCATGAAGCAAAATATATTGCTTTTGGTATGCCAATTTATACAACTGCTTATACTTTTGAACATGACCATATCTTTTTTGATGATTTTTTTGGAAAAACTGAATTTGGAGAGATTCCTATCTATGACCCAGGTGATTATAATACTTGGTATGATAGAAATTCACTTGAAATAACTAAGTATTTAAAAGAGAGTAGTCATAACCTAATGGTTATAAAAGGAATAGGAACTTACGCCTATGATAGAGACATAAATGACCTTGTAAAGAAAATAGCAATACTAGAAAACTCTTGTCGTCTTTTAAGTATAAAAACCTCTTTTGACTAGAAAATCACAAAATAGCTTTGTTTTTTGATTATTTTTATAGCAAAAGCCCCTAGTTTTAGCTATTCTAAAGCTTAAATACTATAAAGTTTACTTAATTTAAATAAAAAAACAAGGAGTTCTTCTATGAACAAAGCAGAATTTATTGACGCAGTAGCAGCAAAGGCTGGTCTATCTAAAAAAGATGCAAAGGGTGCAGTTGACGCTGTATTAGATACAATTACTGAAACTTTAGTAAAAAGAGAATCTGTAAGTTTCATTGGTTTTGGTACATTTACAACTGCTGATAGAGCAGAAAGAACTGCTAAAGTTCCTGGTACTGACAAAACTGTTAAAGTTCCAGCTACTACTGTTGCAAAATTCAAAGTTGGTAAAGCTTTAAAAGAAGCTGTAGCTAAGTAATCTATCACTTATAAATACCTTGGAAAAGGACTCATTTTTTATGAGTCCTTTTTTAATGTCTAAAATATCCTCCTCTTTATTTAATCTTCATATAAAATTTTCTATAAACATAAATATTAAAGTACTTATTAGTTATAATTATTTTTTAATCATAAAAGGTCTAAGATAATGTCAGAATTCAAAAAAAAAGATAATATATTAAAAATTATTAAATATGGCCCCCTACTTTTTGTACTTTGTCTTTCAATAACTATTACAAGTATTGTAATTACTCAAAAAAATAACTTTTTTAATCAAGAGATTAGAAAAGCTGAAAATAATTACTTAGAAAGAAATAAAAAAAGAGTAAAGGAAGAAGTACAAAGAGTATATGACTATATAAAAGATAAAAAACTTGATTCTGAAAAACTTTTAAAACAAAGAATAAAAAATAGAGTCTATGAAGCTCATCAAATAGCTACTAATATTTATGAAAACGAATTACTTGACAGACTAGATGGACATGAACATTCAAAAAGACATATATTTAATACAATAAAGTATGCCCTATCAGGAATTGTTTACAATAATGGTAGAGGATATATTTTTATTGATGATCTAAATGGAGTAAAACTTCTACAGCCTCTAAATAAAGAACTTGAAGGAAAAAATTTCTATGATTATGAAGATGCTCAAGGTTATAAATTTATTAGAAAAATCATAAATACAATCAAAAATAAAACAGAAGCTTTTGATTCTTATTACTGGTACAAAGATAAAAATGATAAGCAAGCGTATGAAAAGATTAGCTTCTATAAATATTTTGAACCCTTTAATGTAGCAATTGGTACAGGTGAATATATTGATGAGTTTGAAAAAGAGCTTCAACAAGAACTTATAGAATATATTCAAAAGATAAGATATGAAGACAACTCATATATTTTCTTATTTGATAAAAAAGGTGTTAGTCTTACTCATTATAAAAAAGAGTATATTGGTAAAAATAGAATTAATGAAAAAAATGATAAAGGACAATACTTTGTAAAAGATATTTTAAACTTAGCAGAAGAAAAAGGCGAAGGTTTTTATGAGTATCAAGCAACTATAAATCCAAGTACAAATAATATGAAAAACAGTAAGAAAGTCTCATTTATAAAAGAGTTTGAAGATTGGAACTGGGTTATAGGTACAGGCTTTTATCTTGATAAACTTGAGCAGAATGTTAGTCAAATTAAAAAAGACTTAATTTTCTCAAATAAAAAGTCTATAGAGCAAATCATTTTTTTTAGTATAATTTTAACTCTTCTTTTTATTCTACTTTCTTTTTATATAAGTAAAAAGCTATCAATCATGTTTGAAAACTATGAAAAAGATATAAGAGATCAAACTAGCAAATTAATTGAAAAAGAGAACTTATTAATTCAACAATCAAAAATGGCAACAATGGGTGAGATGATAGGAAATATTGCCCATCAATGGAAACAGCCTTTAAGTTTGATAAGTACTTCAAATGGTATGTTAAAACTAAATAAAGAGTATAAGAACTTCTCTGAAAAACAACTTGATGAAGCTATTGAAAATATTGATAACTCTGTGCAGAATTTAAGTGAAACAATTGATGACTTTAGAAATTTCTTTAATCCAAACAAATCCTTAAGTCATTTTAAAATTGAGCATTCGTTTGATAAAACATTTAAACTTATAGATTCACAATTTAAAAATAATAATATTGAGATAATCAAAGATGTTGAAGATATAGATTTATATTCATATGAAAATGAACTATTACAAGTTCTAATAAATATAATCAAAAATGCAAAAGAACAATTAGAGAAACTAAAAAATGACAGAATAAAAATATTACAAATAAGTGCAAAGAAAGAAAATAATACCCTTATCATAAAACTTATTGATAATGGTGGAGGAATAAAAGAAGAAAACCTAGATAAAATCTTTGATAATCATTTCACAACAAAAAAAGAAGAAGGTGGATCAGGTATTGGTTTATACATGAGTAGACAAATTATTCAAAATAGTTTGCAAGGCGAAATCACCGCTTACAATACAACACTTGAATATAAGGACTATAATTTAAAAGGAGCTTGTTTCCAAATAAAGCTACCCCTTGTTTAAAGAATACTAAGAACTAAAGTTCTAAGTATTCTATTTTATTTCTACCATTTTCTTTTGCTTTATATAGTTGCTCATCAGCTTTTTTATAAATATCCTCAACTTTAATATTTTCATTATTGCCTAAAGAGATTATAAGTGTTCCAAATGAAGCAGTAACTACACTTAATGGTGTGTTTTTCTCATGTTTGATATTTAATTTTTCTATATTTAGCCTAGCCTCTTCAACTAAGTCCATAATATTAAGTTTTGTTTTCGAGCTAATTAAAACCCCAAACTCTTCACCACCTAATCTAAACACTTGGTCATCACCTCTTTTAAAAGTAGTTTTTAGACTATTTGCAACTTTTATTAAAACATCATCTCCATCTTGATGACCATAAGTATCATTATATTTTTTGAAGTTATCTATATCAAGTAAAATAAAAGCAAAAGTATTGTTATTTCTTACACTCTCTAAAATAAAATTATGTGCTGTATCATTAAAATATCTTCTATTATATAAGGAAGTTAAACCATCTGTAATTGAAAGTTCGTAAATTCTTTTTTTATCACTTATATCTTCTCTAATAGCAAAATAGCCTGTAATATCTCCATTTCTATTAAATTTAGGTTCAATTACTGCTTTTACCCAATAGTAAGTTCCATCTTTTTTAAGGTTTTTTATCTCACCTTTCCAAGTTTGTCCCTTTGTTATTGTATTCCACAACTCTTCGTATAAACATTTTGGCATATCTGGATGTCTTACAATATTATGACTCTTTCCTATTAATTCTTCTTTTTCATATCCTGATATTTTACAAAAGGCTTTTGATACTGTTTGAATATTCCCTTTTATATCTGTTGAAGAAGTAATAATATTTTCATCAAATATTTTATTAAAGCTTTGAATATCTTCTATTTTTTTTATATTTGAAAAAGTATCTAAAACTTTAGATTTTAATTCTTCTTCTAAAATTGGTTTATTCAAATAGTCATTTGCCCCATTTTTAAAAAGTTTTATTCTTTGCTGTGGATTATTATCTGAACTAATTATCACGATGGGTAAAGAACTTGTAGTTTTATCTTTTCTAATTGCTCTTGTAAGTTCCAAACCATTCATTTTAGGCATATTATAATCACTAATAACCATTGAAATATCTTTATTATTTTTAAGTTCATTCAAGGCTTCATCACCATTTGGAACAGTTTTAACCTTTAAAAATAATGTCTCTAATGTTGCTTTAATTTGTTGGGCTACAACATTTGAATCTTCAACTACTAAAACTTTTGTATCTTTTATATATAAAAGTAATTCAGCTAAGTCATATACATTTTCCAATCCATGAATAGAGTCTTTTGATACATAATCAATGATATTCAAATTATCTATATTACTCATAAAACTATCATCAATTTTTGAACTTAATACAATTGTAGGGATATTCGCATTTTTAAAAGTATCTAATAGTTCACCATTTAAAGCATCAGGTAATACAAGATTTGATATTGCTATAAAAAAGTTATTAGATAAAATAAGTTGTTCTACTTCATTTAGTGTTTTTGCTTTGTAAATTTCAAAGTTATTTTTCTCTAGAAACAACTCTTCTAAAACATTAATAATTAGCTTAGAATTATCTACTAATAATATTTTCTTCACTGTAATTCCCCAAGTTAGTTTTAGTTATTATAACTAATAAAAACTTGGTGAATATAAAATTTATTTTAAATTATTGTATATTACATGTCTTAATTTTACGAGATGTCTTCTTTGTTTTCTAATATCTTTTTTGTAACCTCATGTCTAAACTCAAACATTTTAAGTAAATCACTGTATACAAAAGGTTCTAAAAACTCACCAATTATTCCAAATGGCATTTCATAATTTACTACATCTTTTAACTCTGTAAATTTTTCATGCTGAATAAAAATATGTTGATGTTCCCAATACTTAAATGGTGATTTTAAAGCTGTATCAACAATTTTTAATGGTCTTTGGCTTTTTGATATTTTTACGGTCCAGTTAATTGGAATATAATTTTTAATACTTTTAAGTTTTAAGATTTCACCTTCTTGGGCTTTAAAATCAGGAGTTAAAAGTTTTACTTTTATATCAGGAGGTGTAATTTTAGTTAGGTTGTTGGTATTTGTATGAAAATCAAAAAGTTCTTCGGCAGTACACTTAATAAGAGTACTCTTTTCAAATCTTTTCATAATACCCTCCTTTTTTATTTAAATTTTAACAATAAAAGCAGAGTATTAATATATAAAAAATGTTAGCTTATAATAATCTTCGCTCTAAATACTCTCTAAACTCTTTTGCACCATCTTTTGAAGATGTTACAACTTCATCAATTCCATCAAAAGAGATTTGAAGTTTTGATTGCTCTACACTTTGCATTGATTTGATTTTATCTACATTTACTATATAAGATCTGTGAATTCTAAAAAAGTTTTTATTTGATAAAAGCTTTTCTAAGTCTCCAATTTTTTTTCTTACATAAGCATCTGTTTCTTTTATTTTGATTATAACTTCATCTAAATCTGCTCTAATATAATATATATCATCTAAATCAATTAAATATATTTTATCCCCTCTTTTAGCAATAATCTTTTTTTCTTCAAGCTTTTCAGTTGTTGTTTGAATATAAGTTTCTATTTTTTTTAATACTTCTTTTAAAGAGTCTGTATCAATTGGTTTTAACAAATATCCCATTCCACCATTTTTATATGCTTCTAGTGCATATTCATCATAGGCTGTTTGAAATACTACAAATGTTTTTGGTTCTAACTCTAGTATTCTATTTGCAAGTTCTAATCCTGTAATTTCAGGCATTGAAATATCTAAAAAAACTGCATCATATTTAGTTTTTGTACACTGTTTTAGAGCTTCATGAGGATCTGTAAAAGTAGTAATATCTTCTAAGCCCTCATCATTTAATAATCTTTTTAATCTACTTATTGCTAAGTTTTCGTCATCAACTATCAGTATTTTCATTCTTCAACCTTATTATAAACTTCATTTTATCTTCTATCTCATAGTCTAAACTACCTATTTCTAGTAGTTGTAATCTTTTATCAAGATTCTTAAGACCTGTACCATAATTTACACTTTCACTTACTTTACCATCATTACTTACTTCAATTCTATCTTGTTTTATTTCAATAAATAGATTTAAATCAATACCTCTATAACCATGTTTGATTGCATTTTCAACAAGCAACTGAATTGAAAACTTTGGAACATATTTTTTTAAACAAGCATTATTTGAACTAATAAAAAGTTTTATCTTATCTTCAAACCTAGTATTTTCAATATTAACATAAGTTTTTACCATTTCCAATTCATTTTCACAACTAATTAAACTCTCCGTATAAATTGCATTTCTTAAAAACTTAGATACATTTATCACTGATTGTTCAGCTTTTTTCTTGTCTATGTAAATCAGTTCACTAATAGAGTTTAAAGCATTAAATAAAAAATGAGGATTAAGTTCACTCTCTAAAGCTTTTAATTTTGTCTCTAAAATCTCACTTTTAATTGACTCATTTTTATATTTCATAGAGATAAACTGATGCAAAATCAATCCAATAAGAAAAGTTAAAAACCCAATAGTGATACCAATATATGTTGCATATGGTTGTATAAAATCAATTATTTTTATATCAAAGTTAGAAAAAAATGAGTAAGAAAAAAGAAAACCTATAGCTCCTGATAAAAAAGAAAAAGCAAAACTAATTATGTACCAAAATTGTTTATTTACCTTTGGTAAAATAAAGTTATTTGATATTGTGATTAAAATAGAAGCAAAAACAGATATTATTATTGCACTTGCTGTACTAAAAGTAATAGTAGAAAATCTTTGTAAATCTTCATTTAAAAAGTAAAAAACCAAAGAGATTAAAAAACCGAAAAATGCAGCAATGATTATTATATAAATCCAATCTTGAAAAGAAACTTTAAGTTCAAAACTCTTCATTTAACTCCTTATTTAATACCTTAACACCTAAAGCAACACCTGGCCATCCCTGACCTGCAAAAACTGTATCACCTACATTATATAGTCCTTTAAAAGGAGTTTTACATGATGGTAAACTTAAAGCATTTTTTATACTAATAGCACTGCCGCCACAATTAAATC includes the following:
- a CDS encoding class II aldolase and adducin N-terminal domain-containing protein; translation: MIDKNTVKLLKNLSLTMFRKNFFGIYHGAISAKLDQENFLINTSDAIFDEMNDKSFCELNLNKPDYRWNIASIESHIHASIYSNIHEAKYIAFGMPIYTTAYTFEHDHIFFDDFFGKTEFGEIPIYDPGDYNTWYDRNSLEITKYLKESSHNLMVIKGIGTYAYDRDINDLVKKIAILENSCRLLSIKTSFD
- a CDS encoding HU family DNA-binding protein; the protein is MNKAEFIDAVAAKAGLSKKDAKGAVDAVLDTITETLVKRESVSFIGFGTFTTADRAERTAKVPGTDKTVKVPATTVAKFKVGKALKEAVAK
- a CDS encoding sensor histidine kinase, giving the protein MSEFKKKDNILKIIKYGPLLFVLCLSITITSIVITQKNNFFNQEIRKAENNYLERNKKRVKEEVQRVYDYIKDKKLDSEKLLKQRIKNRVYEAHQIATNIYENELLDRLDGHEHSKRHIFNTIKYALSGIVYNNGRGYIFIDDLNGVKLLQPLNKELEGKNFYDYEDAQGYKFIRKIINTIKNKTEAFDSYYWYKDKNDKQAYEKISFYKYFEPFNVAIGTGEYIDEFEKELQQELIEYIQKIRYEDNSYIFLFDKKGVSLTHYKKEYIGKNRINEKNDKGQYFVKDILNLAEEKGEGFYEYQATINPSTNNMKNSKKVSFIKEFEDWNWVIGTGFYLDKLEQNVSQIKKDLIFSNKKSIEQIIFFSIILTLLFILLSFYISKKLSIMFENYEKDIRDQTSKLIEKENLLIQQSKMATMGEMIGNIAHQWKQPLSLISTSNGMLKLNKEYKNFSEKQLDEAIENIDNSVQNLSETIDDFRNFFNPNKSLSHFKIEHSFDKTFKLIDSQFKNNNIEIIKDVEDIDLYSYENELLQVLINIIKNAKEQLEKLKNDRIKILQISAKKENNTLIIKLIDNGGGIKEENLDKIFDNHFTTKKEEGGSGIGLYMSRQIIQNSLQGEITAYNTTLEYKDYNLKGACFQIKLPLV
- a CDS encoding GGDEF domain-containing response regulator, producing the protein MKKILLVDNSKLIINVLEELFLEKNNFEIYKAKTLNEVEQLILSNNFFIAISNLVLPDALNGELLDTFKNANIPTIVLSSKIDDSFMSNIDNLNIIDYVSKDSIHGLENVYDLAELLLYIKDTKVLVVEDSNVVAQQIKATLETLFLKVKTVPNGDEALNELKNNKDISMVISDYNMPKMNGLELTRAIRKDKTTSSLPIVIISSDNNPQQRIKLFKNGANDYLNKPILEEELKSKVLDTFSNIKKIEDIQSFNKIFDENIITSSTDIKGNIQTVSKAFCKISGYEKEELIGKSHNIVRHPDMPKCLYEELWNTITKGQTWKGEIKNLKKDGTYYWVKAVIEPKFNRNGDITGYFAIREDISDKKRIYELSITDGLTSLYNRRYFNDTAHNFILESVRNNNTFAFILLDIDNFKKYNDTYGHQDGDDVLIKVANSLKTTFKRGDDQVFRLGGEEFGVLISSKTKLNIMDLVEEARLNIEKLNIKHEKNTPLSVVTASFGTLIISLGNNENIKVEDIYKKADEQLYKAKENGRNKIEYLEL
- a CDS encoding SRPBCC family protein gives rise to the protein MKRFEKSTLIKCTAEELFDFHTNTNNLTKITPPDIKVKLLTPDFKAQEGEILKLKSIKNYIPINWTVKISKSQRPLKIVDTALKSPFKYWEHQHIFIQHEKFTELKDVVNYEMPFGIIGEFLEPFVYSDLLKMFEFRHEVTKKILENKEDIS
- a CDS encoding LytR/AlgR family response regulator transcription factor — translated: MKILIVDDENLAISRLKRLLNDEGLEDITTFTDPHEALKQCTKTKYDAVFLDISMPEITGLELANRILELEPKTFVVFQTAYDEYALEAYKNGGMGYLLKPIDTDSLKEVLKKIETYIQTTTEKLEEKKIIAKRGDKIYLIDLDDIYYIRADLDEVIIKIKETDAYVRKKIGDLEKLLSNKNFFRIHRSYIVNVDKIKSMQSVEQSKLQISFDGIDEVVTSSKDGAKEFREYLERRLL
- a CDS encoding sensor histidine kinase, with amino-acid sequence MKSFELKVSFQDWIYIIIIAAFFGFLISLVFYFLNEDLQRFSTITFSTASAIIISVFASILITISNNFILPKVNKQFWYIISFAFSFLSGAIGFLFSYSFFSNFDIKIIDFIQPYATYIGITIGFLTFLIGLILHQFISMKYKNESIKSEILETKLKALESELNPHFLFNALNSISELIYIDKKKAEQSVINVSKFLRNAIYTESLISCENELEMVKTYVNIENTRFEDKIKLFISSNNACLKKYVPKFSIQLLVENAIKHGYRGIDLNLFIEIKQDRIEVSNDGKVSESVNYGTGLKNLDKRLQLLEIGSLDYEIEDKMKFIIRLKNENTDS